The Diachasmimorpha longicaudata isolate KC_UGA_2023 chromosome 2, iyDiaLong2, whole genome shotgun sequence genome segment CAGCCTGCTCTTTAGAATTTCACCGTATATTGAGCATTTGTATGCCGGAACTGAGAGCGGAAATGTCCATATTTGGGACCTGAAggtaatgatttatttatgactATTATTCCTTTTTATATAGATGCAAAAATCATTTATAAAGCCAACTGGCTAGAGAATAAGACCagatttctattgaaaaattccaattaaaaatttgcaagatctattgaaaaattggaaatcattttGGGAAAAACTCTTTTTGTATAGTTTTTCCCGCATTAATTCCTCAACATAATTCCTTTAATTGCTCATCACTGTATGTTATTTCTCTTCTCGTTGAAGGCAGAAAAACCGTATAATTGATATTAGAGAAATCATGTATTATAGAAGAATCaaattcaatcgattttttgcaTGGAACACCGGCACTGAAATATTTCTATTAATGGGAATAAATATTAAGTCAGATGTTCTGAGCAATAATTCATTCAGGCGCATAATTTATAAAGATTGTAGACGGGATCTTGGTGTCATTCATTCTTCGGTAAATCGGCTAATCTCATTTATTCTGCGAGTCACTGgtttatgaaaaatcaatggatttTGTCCGCTTGGAGTGATTCACTTGTTCTAATGCCATGAAGAGTCATTCATTGTTTTACATTATTTACGTTGCGTGGTTTAAAACCGTTCAAGTTCAATGATGATTGATTTTTGGTGTATCCAATGGCAATTTCCGCACCAAGTTACGTTGAAGGTATTCAAGTAAGCATATTAAACACTGCATGATGAGAGCGATTGGACAGTTTCACTGAAACTtaggaaaaactaaaaaaatgaggaaaattgagTTCGCCTAGATGATGCAATTATTCGTTaagttaaattatttataatataacgataataattattattcagtcgCTAACACCAGGAAAATTGGGCATGTTGTCATATTAGAAACACCGACAGGCATCCAAACTGAAAATAAACGATACAAACAAGGAGCAGTGCCTTTCACTGCACACCCTTGGTGATGAATACCTGATTGTACAAAGGAAAGGTGGAGGTGTAGATTTATGGAGTGCGGATGGTTCAAATTGGATTTTTGAGAAGAGAATTGACACTGAGTACCATGGATTTTGTAGGTAAATGCTGCGGGAAATTTAATtcagtaaataataaaaactttCCATCACTGTATTATTTCCAATaccacactgagagaaaatagAAATATATCGAGATATTGACAACAGACAAGAGTGAATTCTAAGAGTCTTCAACGTAGATGTTCTTCATGTATTTAAACGATTGATTTTTTGACTTTGCTGGTGTTTGCAATGATCTAGGTCCCAGATTTTGTCTGAAGATCTCGTTCTTCTTCCACTTCCGAGCTCTAACGTGGGAGTTTACTCGTTAAAAAGCAACAgcattgtaaataaattagatCCATCCCAGATCTCAACGTCCAAGCCGCTGGGTGAAGTGATGGCTATTAAGAATTGTGGTCTTCAGAATAATATTATACTTGTTGCCTACGAGAGTGGTGCTATAGCAGCTTGGAACGTTAAAGAAATGGCTGTAAACAGTTGGCTGGAGACTGATACCTGTCCAATGGCAATGACTTTCGATAATTACTGGATGAGAGGAATTATTGGATATCCAACTGATAAATTAGAGGTAAATATTCACAATATAATTATAAACATACTGAtattttccttatttttaaattcttctTCTGAATTGGTGGAAATATCAGACAGTTTGAACAGCTTCTGTTGCAGACCATAAGATCTAAAAGACCAGCAGGGTTCAATGACTGAAAATATTCTTGTAGAGTCTATCTGTAGATATACacgaagaaaatttattttttcactatttttcgtATTTCCTTCAATTTCAGGTATTCCAGCTTTCAAAAACTGATCAACTCATCCACAAGACGACAATCTCAGTAAAAAATTCTGGTATATCAGTTCTTGCATCGCGACACGACTCTAAAGTATTTTCATCAGGTGGTTGGGATGGTAGAGTGCGTATATTTTCCTGGAAAACATTGCGACCATTGGCTGTACTGGATCAACACAGATCAACTatttttgatattatttattcaatggaGAAGGTTGAGGCGCACAACAACAAGAATTTAATGGCAGCAACCGGAAAAGATGGCACTGTATCACTCTGGGATCTCTACAATCAGTGAATCAATGAAGATctgttttatcaaaaaaatcaacgaaaaataaaCATCATAGAAATGTATCTGATTATTGTTTTGTAAGTGGAGAGAGAATAATACAATTGCTTTCAAGTATATTATATTGTTTTATACCATA includes the following:
- the LOC135171331 gene encoding guanine nucleotide-binding protein subunit beta-like protein 1, with the translated sequence MAILPPDPIYVFRGDMGPVHSLLFRISPYIEHLYAGTESGNVHIWDLKKHRQASKLKINDTNKEQCLSLHTLGDEYLIVQRKGGGVDLWSADGSNWIFEKRIDTEYHGFCRSQILSEDLVLLPLPSSNVGVYSLKSNSIVNKLDPSQISTSKPLGEVMAIKNCGLQNNIILVAYESGAIAAWNVKEMAVNSWLETDTCPMAMTFDNYWMRGIIGYPTDKLEVFQLSKTDQLIHKTTISVKNSGISVLASRHDSKVFSSGGWDGRVRIFSWKTLRPLAVLDQHRSTIFDIIYSMEKVEAHNNKNLMAATGKDGTVSLWDLYNQ